The proteins below are encoded in one region of Vulpes lagopus strain Blue_001 chromosome 10, ASM1834538v1, whole genome shotgun sequence:
- the RNF223 gene encoding RING finger protein 223 encodes MSVPSRTSPTAPAPRSPSTPGSEKVASPLECSICFSGYDNIFKTPKELSCTHVFCLECLARLAAAQPTGRPGGEAVPCPFCRQPTAVPAAGAPALRTSHQLQARMPAHLRREEPVWLEGTKLCCCLPPSVPGLGEPGFVCVDVGLSKPAEPTAPTPAPGPARRQGCLARCWARCRDWRRVALVTALLLVLFCVVLWPVQCALKTGNLHCLPRPSTTITTATAFSSRPLADN; translated from the coding sequence ATGTCAGTCCCCAGTCGGACCAGCCCTACAGCCCCAGCGCCCAGATCCCCCAGCACCCCTGGCTCAGAGAAGGTGGCTTCCCCCCTGGAGTGCTCCATCTGCTTCTCAGGCTATGACAACATCTTCAAGACGCCCAAGGAGCTCTCCTGCACACACGTCTTCTGCCTGGAGTGCCTGGCCCGGCTGGCGGCCGCCCAGCCAACAGGCCGGCCCGGCGGCGAGGCTGTGCCCTGCCCATTCTGCCGGCAGCCCACAGCCGTGCCTGCTGCTGGGGCCCCTGCACTGCGCACCAGCCACCAGCTGCAGGCCAGGATGCCAGCACACCTGCGACGGGAGGAGCCCGTGTGGCTGGAGGGCACCAAGCTGTGCTGCTGCCTGCCACCCTCCGTACCTGGCCTTGGAGAGCCTGGCTTCGTGTGTGTGGATGTGGGCCTGAGCAAGCCTGCGGAGCCCACTGCGCCCACAcccgccccaggccctgcccgCCGCCAGGGCTGCCTGGCCCGCTGCTGGGCACGCTGCAGGGACTGGAGGCGTGTGGCGCTGGTCACGGCTCTGCTGCTCGTGCTCTTCTGCGTGGTGCTCTGGCCAGTGCAGTGCGCGCTCAAGACTGGGAACTTGCACTGCCTCCCCCGGccctccaccaccatcaccactgccacTGCCTTCTCTTCCAGGCCCCTGGCTGACAACTAA